The following are encoded in a window of Nakamurella sp. A5-74 genomic DNA:
- a CDS encoding L-fuconate dehydratase codes for MSTVTRAETIDVRFPTSTTLDGSDAMNPDPDYSAAYLIIETDADDGLSGHAFVFTIGRGNDIQLAAIRSLADTLIGREVEPLLADLGGFWRELVHDSQLRWLGPEKGVMHMAVGAVVNACWDLAAKRAGLPLWQLLAQLSPEQIVDLIDFRYLTDVLTPERALSILRAAEPGRAERTQYLVDNGYPAYTTTPGWLGYSDEKLARLCREAVADGFSQIKLKVGADVEDDRRRMRIARDTVGPDIRIAVDANQRWETAEAIEWMRQLAEFDPAWIEEPTNPDDVLAHAAIASGVAPIPVATGEHMANRVMFKQFLQADALQVLQIDATRVAGVNENIAILLLAAVFGVRVCPHAGGVGLCEAVQHLSMFDFVAVSGTQDDRVIEFVDHLHEHFVTPTVIKEGRYRAPLAPGAGTEMLRASIDAYTWSP; via the coding sequence ATGAGCACCGTGACCAGGGCCGAGACGATCGATGTCCGGTTCCCGACGTCCACCACGCTGGACGGGTCCGATGCGATGAACCCGGATCCCGACTACTCCGCGGCATACCTGATCATCGAGACCGATGCCGACGACGGACTGTCCGGTCACGCCTTCGTCTTCACCATCGGACGGGGCAACGACATCCAGCTCGCCGCGATCCGTTCGCTCGCCGACACCCTCATCGGCCGCGAAGTCGAACCGCTGCTCGCAGACCTCGGAGGGTTCTGGCGCGAGCTGGTGCACGACTCCCAGCTGCGGTGGCTGGGCCCCGAGAAGGGCGTCATGCACATGGCGGTCGGCGCCGTGGTCAACGCCTGCTGGGATCTGGCGGCCAAGCGCGCCGGCCTCCCGCTGTGGCAGCTGCTCGCCCAGCTCTCCCCGGAGCAGATCGTCGATCTCATCGACTTCCGCTACCTCACAGACGTCCTCACCCCGGAGCGGGCGCTCTCGATCCTGCGGGCCGCCGAGCCCGGCCGGGCCGAGCGCACGCAGTACCTGGTGGACAACGGTTACCCGGCCTACACCACGACCCCCGGCTGGTTGGGCTACTCCGACGAGAAGCTCGCCCGGTTGTGCCGGGAGGCCGTCGCCGACGGCTTCAGCCAGATCAAGCTGAAGGTCGGCGCCGACGTCGAGGACGATCGTCGGCGGATGCGGATCGCTCGCGACACGGTCGGTCCGGACATCAGGATCGCCGTCGATGCGAACCAGCGGTGGGAGACAGCAGAGGCGATCGAGTGGATGCGGCAGCTGGCGGAGTTCGACCCGGCCTGGATCGAGGAGCCGACGAACCCGGACGATGTGCTCGCGCATGCCGCGATCGCCAGCGGGGTGGCGCCGATCCCGGTGGCCACCGGTGAGCACATGGCCAACCGGGTGATGTTCAAGCAGTTCCTGCAGGCGGATGCGCTGCAGGTGCTGCAGATCGATGCCACCAGGGTGGCCGGCGTCAACGAGAACATCGCGATCCTGTTGCTGGCAGCCGTCTTCGGGGTGCGGGTCTGCCCGCACGCGGGCGGCGTCGGGCTGTGCGAAGCCGTCCAGCATCTGTCCATGTTCGATTTCGTCGCGGTCTCGGGCACCCAGGACGACCGGGTCATCGAGTTCGTCGATCACCTGCACGAGCACTTCGTCACCCCCACTGTGATCAAGGAGGGTCGCTACCGCGCTCCGCTGGCGCCGGGTGCCGGGACCGAGATGCTGCGGGCCTCGATCGACGCCTACACGTGGTCGCCCTG